CTCTGGCAGAGCAGCTTTATCGAAACGCTCGCAACAAACTACAAACTCCAGAGCAGCTTCAAACGGTGTGAACAGCACAGATCGACGACGAGGAGCCAGCCGAACAcgggaactttttgaaagttgGGACATTTTTAAGCCCTTAGCAGGGGAGATTTCAACACAAACCAACTCCAACAGCGTTTTGTAGAGGAAGTTAATAGAGTTATTTCATGGGTGGAACGGGACACACAACACTCCCTCTGGTCTATAtatccctcgctctctctctttactACAGTGGGAATAAAATACATCCTTCACGGATGGCGATCAAAGCTACTTCACAAGCACAGAGACCGAAATCTAATAAATATGTTTTAGAAAACCAACGAAAGTAAACCAAAATGTATTGAGAGGTGATTACCTCTAAATTCTctagattaagaaaaaaaggatATTGCTGTTAATTCATTGCtgtgaaatctgaaaaataaaccgacaataaaacaaatgctcGTGTTTTTCTGCGTTGGGACAAAGGAACAGCTCACTCCCGAGcactgaaaataatgtttaaacACATGCAGTGAAAATTGAGCATAAAACTATGGGAAAGCAGAGAGAATGCCGTCTGAATGTGGCCCATTACAGATGAAGTCCAGTGCAGCTGCTGCCTGaccacctcctcttcatcacaaaCGGAGCATCGCTGTGACTCATTTCCGTCTGATCATTTTCACTCCACATCAAAGCCGCACTAAAAACGGCCACAAGTAGTTTCTCTGGCATCGACTGTCGATGgaccagcattttttttgtaacacAGCCCTCCAGCTATGCtccagagcatttttttttaacttcatccATCAACCTCAACGTCCAATATTGAAATTTCTCGTCTATTGTGTGCCTCTCCACTCTGAGAATTTATATTACAAATAAACCTGCATGAACAATAACAGAATAAAGCATCGAATCCacttgtttattttaaataaacaccCTGAATGACTTTTAAGTGTCTCTAATATTTGAGAGAGCATGTTCATAGCACTCTGGATGTCAGTGTttattttgcacacacacacttttattgttCTGGAAACGGGGTCTGGCGCAGACAGAAAGCAATCTCAGTGGAGCCTCGGAGCGGCTGATTGTCTCATCTCTTCCAGAGCCGCTGGGAGACGTCCGCCATTCCTTTTCAAATCGCTCCACCAGCTATGAGATGAGCGCTGCCGTTCACACATCTGAGGCCAGACTGAGGAGACGGACGAACGTGACAGTGAAACTGTTCACTGTTGACTTGTTTAGGATCAGTACGGACGAGACAAACATATtgcacaaacatgaaaatagatttatttgaaaatattgttttcacgTATGTACATCAGCCCTTTAAAGCAAGTATTTCAAATACTAAAATCCTGACCACACAACAATCAAGTACATCTGAGTCCAAATTTaacacatgaaataaatattCACCATATCATCTGATGACAGCCCAGTGTTGTTATTgctgcatgtattttttttttttttaaatctaattttAGGAGATATCTAACAACTTAcagtcatgttttatttccacatcggtacaaaaaaagaagcatctCACAGTAATGTCGCTTGACCTGTATCGACTCTGCTTAAGAAATCAGAGAATCCCCTCCAGTATCAGAAATAGAAgctgaattgtgtgtgtgtgtgtgtgtgtgtgtgtgtgtgtaaacatggGGCTAAGGCCtcgattctgtcgacccctcccctcAGCAGAATCAACGTGTTGAATGAGAGAAAAAATCAGAAACAAGCAGCCAGGAGTTAAGACGTCTCCTtcgaataacagatataaacgaCTGACTTTGTGAACTTTGTATCATTTGGAAGCTGTaaatcggtgtgtgtgtgtgtgtgtgtgtgtgtgtgaaggtccCTTCAGCAGGTGGGGGGTGTAGTGCAGGACACCGGGGCGCGGGGCCGCTCCCGTTAGGAGAAGGTGGCGTTGAGGatggcctcctgctgctggtggtggagggtCCCGATGCCGACGGCGGGGGCGGGCAGCGCGGGTCGGCTCACTAACCGGAGCTGCGGGCACAGAGGAGACGCTCACGTCCGTTAACGTAACGGAGGAGGAAACTTTCCCGCCGTCTGGAACGGGAGTCAAACCGCACTCACCTTGCAGGCCAGCTGCTTCTCAAACCTGGGGGCCACAAAAGACCAGGGGCCCATGTTCTGAGGCTCCTCCTGACTCCAGATGAACTCTGTGGGGTTAAAACATGACAATCGACGATGTCAAGGTAACAACATAACGTTTTGAAATTCaataattttacaatatttCTAATACATCTCGATTAAAAAGCATGTTTGAACTGCTGCAAACATCAAAATCTGTaatgtttttaaagatatttcaatattttaaagtGTGTCAAAACCTTAAGCGCCATTTAAACATGATGAAACACAGTGAAGAGCATTACAGCGACTACAGTCTCTTTAATTGACAAATTATACCCTTGATCTCTTTGAAAGATTACTTACATTCTACCGAGTACCACAAAAGTTTTATACAATATAAATACTAACTATTGCTTGCAAAATATGGAACCTAAATATACATTTGAAACTTCATAAGTACACAGTACAACAACGACAACTCAACAACAATGCACTGATAAAGCCGGAGAAACCTGTGAGAGCGACGGTGAAAACCGAAATTCTTGTTCCTTCACCAGCCGTCAAATGTTTTCTCGAGGGTTTAATTACACGCAGCAGCCGTCAGTCTTCCTCTGAAGGCTTGAACGGCGTTCAGCGCGACGTGACTCAACCTCTACACACGCTTTTATAACACTTTCTCTGCCTGACACTCAAAAGACTGAAGCTCGGATAATAGAGTGACAGGATCCTTCTGAATCTGTGTTtgcaaagggggaaaaaaaacctgcacaaaGGCCTGTTTCTACTTTTCACAGTTGGTAAAATAAGTTTCTGTTCCCTTCAAAGCTCACCACTTCCTGTGAAAGCTCCGAGGCGTTCGTCACCTTGAAAACAGAGTGAATCAAGAGTAAACTCAGTCAGGACGACCTGGGAAATCTGTCTGACCTCGACTGAGCGGAGTGTTTATGGCCATTTGGTCTCAGAAAAAAGCAACGTTAAGAggattaaaaactaaaacatgcagagttcagttcctctgcagctcattAAAACCCACAACAAATGTCCACTACTTTAATGTCTGGTTTTAACTTCTGCCATCATCACTCACATCcagttatttttcaaaatgtggtcATTTTTACCTTCAAACAGATGATTTATTGACTTTTCATGCTTGTATTTTTCACAGacattacaatggattcagctGAAAATGAACTAATCAGCAAACTTTTCTATATAATAGGACAATCTGGAACTAAAACTTTCCCTCTTTTAAAAGCTGTGCTGGTTTTTAAACGCTGTGAGGAAGAAGTTATCTTTCACACCATCAAACCACCAggatgatggtgtgtgtgtgtgtgtgtgtgtgtgtgtgtgtgtgtgtgtgtgtgtgtgtgtgttaccctgGGCATTGGGGTATTTccccagctcctgctgcagagcctccagagGGAACGGACACAGCTCCTCCACCCGGATGAGCGCGGCGCTCTGggtggccgccgccgcctccctctgcttcaGCAGAGCGTAGTAATGCTTCCCAGAGCACAGCACCACCTTCTGGACACTGGAGGaacagacacaacacacagtGCTGTTTGGGTTTCATCCAACAAAGTGGATGAGAAAATTATCTTTCACAGTTAATGAAAACCTCTGAAAGGTTTTCATTAACCTTGCTCCTTCACACCTTTCTCCTGAGACGGATTCATCACCCAGCACGGGTCTGAACGAGGTTCCTGGAGCCAGTTCAGCCAGACTGGACACGGCTCCCTGAGGAACGAGACATGACGGTTAGCTTTTAAATGACGGAAActtctggaaaacaaaaaagaaaaaaggatggAAGCCAGAAGTGTGACGGCGGGCTGTACTGACGGAGAATCTCAGCAGCGTCTTGGGTCCGACCACGATGAGCGGCTTGCGGAAGTTCCGGATCATCTGCCGCCGCAGCAGGTGGAAGTACTGCGCCGGCGTGGTGGGATTGACCACCGCCATGTTCACCGTGTCGCcgtccaccccctcctccttaCTGTCGCACATCTGACCGGCAGACCGGGGTCACTCGGCAATCATTTACAGCCCTGGCAATGTGTAACGACCACTAACCCCACACACGGTTTGGAAACGCCACAAACTCTGAAGCTTCCATGTTTGTGGCACAAAATCACCACTCAGGGTCGACATGAATGATTCCAACCTGAAATCTAGTTTTACCTgatgatctgtgtgtgtcagggttTCCCTTGCTCTGATTTATATTGACTCTAACCTACGCTGCATTTCGGCGTGACGCTGACACACCTGGAGGAAGCGCTCCATGCGGCAGGACGAGTGTTCCGGTCCGGCGCCGTCGTAGCCGTGAGGCAGCAGGATGACCAAGCCGCACTGCAGCAGCCACTTGGCctcacctgaacacacaaacGACCTCGcgtcagacacacaaaacacacacgcagcgtGAGGAGCGgcatcagcagagcagagagaggaagacctcCAGAGAGGAAGGTGTCGAAGATGATCTGCGCTCCGTTGAAGAAATCTCCGAACTGAGCCTCCCACACCGGGAGCAGTTTGGGCTGCGCGATGCTCATGCCGTACTCGAACCCCAGCACGGCCTCCTCGGACAGCGGGCTGttacacacctgaacacacaaccacaacacaacacattaGGAAAAAAGACTCACGAATCAGAAATTGACGAGAGAAGACCATGTGTTGATCGATCTTTCAGCGTTCCTGTCTGCTTCCTGAGCTCCTCACCTCCAGGAAGCCCGTCTGCTCCGGGCTGATGTGGTTCAGGGGGATGTGCATCTCGCTGGTGTCTTGACACACCACCATGGCGTGCCGCTGACTGAACGTGCCTCTGCCGACATCTTGCCCGCTGATTCGGATGCTGAAGCCTGTTGAAGCGGAGTTGAAATGTTGTCCAATCGCAGTTCAGATGAAGATATTCTTCCAGCTACCGACCTTGGCTGAGCAGAGAGCCGAACGCCAGAGCTTCTGCCGTCGACCAGTCCAGCTTCGTTCCATCTTCCAGCTTGCTGAGCCGAGCCTGATTTCACACACGACAAAATAAGACTTAAGATTCAACAGCGGAGTCGAGCCGAGCCGAGCAGCTCTACCTGCACGTGGGTCTTTCCCAGGTGGCTGTGCAGCTGGATCTGCTCGGGGATGTCCACGGATTTGGCTCCGACGAACTGCAGCAGAGGGACGGGGACCCCGGTGTCCCACCTGGTGACCCTGGGCTGCGGCTCCACCAGGTCGCCCCAGCGGCCCTGCAGGTTGGTGGGCGGGGGGCTGTACAGCGTCATGTTGGACAGCTTGTCGTTGAGCATGGCGTAGTATCCGGACTTGATCTCGTCTCGCTCGCCCTCCGTCATCAGACCCTCGGCTATGAGCTGCTCCGAGTACGAGTCCGGGACGCTCTTACGGGATCTGAGAGAGGAAAAGGTTTAGATGTGACTGATCGATCCTAAAAACACAGACTGATCCCTGCCGCAGGTGTGGACGGCGTCTGGCTGACCGGATGATCCTGTACATGGCCGGGTTGGTGAAGAAGGGCTCGTCCAGCTCGTTGTGGCCCCACTGCCGGTAGCAGATCAGGTCCAGGATGACGTCCTTCCTGAAGCGCCGCTGGTAATCCACGGCCAGCCGCGTGGCTCGCAGCACCTCCTCCGCGTCGTCGCCGTTCACGTGGATCACCGCGCAGTTCACCATCTTCCCTGGGGAGGCCAGCGTCGGAGGGGTCAGAGCAGGCAGTGACTTCTGGTTTCAGCAGAGACACCAACTGAACTAACGCCGCTGAACTGACCGACGTCGCTGCAGTACAGGGAGGACCGGCCCCTCTCCGACGGAGTGGTGTAGCCCACTTGGTTGTTCACGATCAGGTGGATGCTCCCTCCGACTCTGAAGTGAGGAAGGTTTGAGAGGGTCAGGGTTTCTGGAACGATCCCCTGGCCGGTGAAGGAGCCGTCACCGTGAATCTGGAAAACAGTAACCAAGCATTAGAGTCTGTGTGAATCAAATTCTGATGATCTCGCGTCATAAAACCCTCCGAATGATGAACTTTAGACTTTAACAGCAGCAGCCGCTCGAAAGTTACGATTTCCACGTGACGATTAAAGCTGCCATCTCATCCGTTCAGGCTGTCTAAACCTTTTCCGAGACAGATGATCGAGTGCAGTTGAGCAGATTCGATATTGGTTCAACTGTTTTTCAGCTTCGGGTCATtttaactttcagttttcattctgcTGACTGACACACCCTGCTGTGAgcaaagagcagagaagaaagaTGAAGACTGAGTTCGTACGTTCAGCTTCTAGTTGTGAGCATACGGTGGCATGGTGAACTCGGCTCCGAGCTTTACACACACGTTTTGACATAGAAAATGCTGACAAAAGCAACATCATGCATTTAacacttaaaaaagaaaaagctctgaCCTGCAGACAGACGACTTGGTCCCCGGGCTGGGCGCCGTCTTCACTGGAGTAGTCTCCTTCCTTCCGGAGCTGCTGCCTGGCCCGGGCTTTGCCCTGAGCCACGGGGTTGATGGCCTCCAGGTGAGACGGGTTGGGCAGCATGGTGACGTGAAGAGGACGCTTTGCGCCGAAGTCCAGCTCCACCGAGGAGGTGAGGTGAGACAGGACGTCGCCGATGGACGGCGAGGTGTCGGGAAACTCGCTGAGGCCACGCATCTTACGGAACATCAGCTGGAAGGAAACACAGCGGAGGATCGGCGATGTTTCGACGCCATCTCAGCCCTGTCGACCCGTCGGCGGCGGGCCGGAACCTTGTGTTTACTTCCCGACTGCGATTTGACAATAAACACGTCTCATTCGAGGCGGCCGTCTGACCTCGGGTGGGAACTTCAGCAGGCCTGTCAGCAGGTTGAGCCGACCTCTGTGAGGCATGCCGATGACCACGTCCGTGACGCCGCTGTGGGCCAGCTGGTGGAAGAGCTCGTTGAAAAAACCCATCATGCTCTCGGCCCCTTCTCCTCCGTAGCGCTTCACAGTGGCAAACTTAGTCGCCAGGAAGTGGTCAAACTCCTACAAGCAAGAGAACGTTTTAGCTTCCAGAGAAACGCCACACCTGAAACTTGACCGTCTTTTCCTCTCATTCTCAATGAACTCACCTGCGACTCCAGCATGATCTTGGCgagcttcttcttctcatcaGGAGagaagttcttcttcttcagctcctcaaaTCGGTCGGCGAACCAGTGCtgctcctccaggctgctgagcTGAGCGGTCTCCACCGAGAGGCTGCCGCAGTAGACCTCCTCCAGGTAGGCCTGAACCTCCTCCACCGAGGCCTGGGCCTTCCCGAAGTGCCGaagacctacacacacacacacacacacacacacacacacagagtcaattAAGAAACACCTACCATACAGTATATGTGAGGCTAGTGCAGAAAGGAAATACAAAAGACTGATGTTCCTTGATTTTTGTGCTTCTAACCACCAGGTACGGtctgttttcaaaacactgcgCCCTGGAAGCAGTTTTCGCAAAGTGCGTTTTCAGGGAGTGTTGTTGAACAAACAACACAATTAAAGTTTAATGGTTTCAGTTGAAAATGTTGCGCAAATAGAGCCTTGGGTAATAGAAACAAGTTCTTCTTCCCTCACTTATTCTTAACCAGAGggtttaattaaaaatgacttcatgttgaaataaagacattttcttacatatatatatatatatatatatatatatatatacacacacacacacacacacacatatatatctTAACAAAGTAAATCTGAAGCTTAAATTTACGGTATTATGGAGACTCTTGGAGCCAATGATAAATGAAATTTTCGTAAACGCTCAATGCTAATTAGCAGTTCGCAGGCACAACACAGACGGAGGAAATAGCTTTACTGCACGTGCATGAGGACAACAACAAatatggcggcctccagagttaCTTCCAGTGTACAGTATATTCTCCGTGGACTTACAAGCTTTAGACTTAGAAGTCTAATAGCAGTCCAACTTGGCCTCTGTCCGTAAGAATGTCCAGTTATCCGccatttttaatatttacagcgtgtttttcttttcgctgtggttttattacaaaaacaaacaacagctcccactagtggcccaacctgccaactacatcgttttcagagtGTCTGCTGTTTCAACACCAAAACACTGGCCAGGgggcattttgttttttttttgtttttgtttttttttgtgcagcttGACACCACTTTCTGAGgacaaaccaaagaaaacaaactggcCCCCTGAAGCACAAACATCCACTTGGAGTACCTTGTGGAGTGTGTTTTAATGCTGTGGCCCTCTGCGCTCCACCCGGACCTGGTCCTCACCTGCAGTGTTGAGCTGTCCCGTTATTGAGCCGTCCAGGCTGGTGATCTCTGGGACTGAGTCCACTACCGGCGTCTGGGGCAGCAGGGGGTTAATTTTAGCAGCTTTGTGTCCATGTGCTCTGTACGCCTCCACCAGACGGGCCAGCCCGTGATCTGCGCGCAGAACACAACAAAGCATGAAGTTAAATAAAACACCAGCCTGGATCTACAGGGATGACAGGAAACAAGCAGTCATGTCCCTCCAGAGTGTGAGCGGTCAGCTCGGCGGGTTAACCCCTTGCTGACCTTGGTTCAGAGCCCGGATCCGCTCGCTCTGCTCCGTCTGGTCCCGGTCGGCACTCCTGGGTCGGTACCCGTAAACTCCCCTCTCGGTGTGGTAGCTGCAGCCGAGGACCTGCCGAGCCACGGCGGGCGGAAGTCTGCCCAGCGAGCCTCTCACAAACAGCACGGCCGACATGTTTCCAGCTACAAGAGTTCAGGGCTTTGAGTCTCTGACATGTGAGAGCCGCGGACCGAGCGGACAGCTACAGCACGGCGGCCATACTGGAGGCAGACCCGGCTCACTTTGCGGGGGAGGAGGCGCCGCTCCGGCCGCCGATTGGCTCCTTTCCATTCACACCTTTCACCGCACAAGTTTCAAACAAACCCTTCtaggaataaaaacatttcttttaataTGCTATGTTTCATGGTATTTTTTCAGTAtagttatattttattttgtgagaAAATGAATATGTTGTAAAGTCTCAAATTTCCGACGGAGACGCAGTGACGTGAAGCAACAAGTGGCTTTTAAAACACACGTGGTGCGTTCACGTTTCCAGATCCAGTCAGAAAAGTCAAGAGACATGTCAGGGGGATTTAGAAGTATTGGTTCTTAAGATTCATGTGACGTTTTAGGAGTTATCGTTTTCTAAAAAGATCCTCTGAGACATGACACATTAGCCTTCAAAtctttttaaacattaaatttatttttaataatggtGCTCATGGTCCTACTACTACTAcaactactactaataataataacaataaaaaatctTTTATCTAAAGGCATATTTGATGACACTGAACATCACTTCACagaaagaaatattttaaaacgGTTGTGACTGTGAAGACAGTCACAACAGTTGACAAGGTCAGACAGGGTTGAATGTTTGTTGCTGAGTCACTGAGGCTCTGGTCACCACGAAGACTGATGCTGAGATAGGATGGAGATCTAAAGGAGGTCAGTTAGTTATGGATGAGTGAAGTCATTATAGGCCTTCAATATGAGAAGCAAAAACAATATTGGCGTTTCCTTGAACTGGAATCCAGTGAagctttttctttattgttgttttggatAGGTGTTGTTATGTGATGGATGATGTCCATCCCTGTGATACATGGAGTCATTATGAGACAGAATCCTGCTGTGCATTTTAACACAGAACATTCCCATCCTGAATCAGACATAAAGTGCATATACTATGcagaaatataaaacattttgcaTTAGTCATCATTATATCTGACATGCAATGTGATTTTCTGCTCCAGTATTGACAGTTTGTCCTTATTTTCcgttttgtttcatattttgtgTTGAAATAATACGCATGATACTCAGTTTTGTGAtcactttttcctcattttgtgcatttatttcttctttgtctCTTCTTATGCATGCTGTTGTCACAGTGGTGGATTGGTCAGCCCTCCTGCCTACCTGGGTTTTTCTTGGTACTTCggtttcctcctacagtccaaaagcatgtgtttgagatgtgcttgaACTCTTGACCAGTACAGGACGCCGCCTGCCTTCACACATGATCAGCTAGGATCAGCTAACTTCCTCTCCATGTTTATTTGTGCGTGGCATTTTGGTTACTGTTCACCATCAGTGTATCAAGTTCTGTCCATGTGCTCAAAGAAAGATTAACATTGTCAGGAAAacattgaaatttttttttttacattttctgtcattcatCCAAAAATGTTTCAGATCTGTCAAGAATATCAGAATGAAAATGTGcttatttgaaatgaaacatctCCAGATGCTTAAGTGGGCACAATCTTACCAGTAATGAAAGTACATATAATCCTTCATCAAATCCTTACTTAAATAAACATGGTTATGTTTTTTACACTCAGATGAAAGATGACTTTTCCTACACTCAAAACACACCACGATCCTGCCATAACTcagttttttcttcctttgatGGGTTGAAAATAATTATTACCTGCAGAAATAACTCTTGACACAGACGGTTGCATTATACCAATACGGCTTTTAATGACGGCAACACTCAAAAGCACATGTTCCAATGCCACTTCTTCTCTGGACTTACCTTTCCACACCAACCCCTGCAACATCAACCGTTCAGCCTCTCAGCTGATCCTCTCGGGTATTCTCGTGGCATGCTGGGACTCGGTCGAAGGGCGAGGCTCTTGGTCTCCTCTCCTTCACGTGACACATTAAATTGTGCATCATGTTGTGACAACGGACTCGTGAAACAGTTACTTAACTCAACAAGTTACGAAGAACCACAaaaatgtgctgttttcttttactttccATGTTCTGCAGACTTAAATCGGCATGGAGACCGACGCCCCTGAGGTCTGGAGCTTGAAGTCAGTGTTTTTATGCGAGGTGAATTATTGATTTTCTTACTGGAGTCAAAGTTCATTCGTGTAGTAAAGCAGAGCTCGGTGTGTGAAACAGTTCATGAATCATCCAGAGAATGAGATTTACCAGGAAACATTTAACTAACAAACACTACAGAGGTTTCCAGCTTTATATTCAACAGAATTACTCACAAAATTAAGTTAATTTGTTTGATAACATATTGAGGAACTTCATTAATTCTATTTAGTGCACCGAGGTTAAATTTAGTCCCCGATACAGTTTGAATGTCTTTTTccaattcattttgtttttcactctaATTTCAgttaatatgaaaaaacatGACACTGCGTCGTTAGTTAACAACTCTACCATCTAACGTGGTCAAGTAACGGCTCAACCAAATACTCAATACGTTCTGAGAGTGTTGCACCTGCCTGttctgcatttgtgtttcaAATGTTGTGACCAGACCAATGAGGAAGGATCCAAACACATCTTGGGTCTAAACAACTGTTGGCAGCAACTTCAAAAGAAAGATCTGAAATGAGGCAATGGACTTTAAACTTTCACTTCAAACTTCTAGATTTTACTGTATAATCTGTTTATTTTGATCCCTTTTTCTTGGAATTAGCCTGAAAATTGTTCAATCACAAGTTCGATATTTCTTCTTGAACATTAAAAAGTTAGTCTGTTTCTCCCATTTCTTCTTTGTGATGATCTTTCTTGCGGAGGTGAGTCATACGTGTACCTGGAACACTTCGTTATTTACTTTGGCTCCTTAATAACACACCTGTATTTCACTCTGTACTTTCAAACAATGTGGCTTGATTCGTCGGTTACTCCCCGCTGAAGACGATGAGTAAACCTGTGACGAGCCCACGACTCAAATTCATCTTCGCTACTCGATTCCTTTTCCACGCACAAGTGTGACTTCAGTGTCAGTGAAAATGTGCGTTTGGACACAAATGTGTATTTAAAGCTTAATTATAGTCATTCAAAAGTCAAACTCTCGTTAAAGCCGCCCCTCAGCTCGAATATACTTTGTttcccccaccccacacacacacacacattaagaaATAAGCAGAAAAGCACAACAAAGAGAAACGAGTTAGCGAGACACGACAcacagggggagggggtggcggTTTGTAAAATGTCTTTACAACACTGGACAAACACGACACGGAGACGCACAGTCCATATTAGGGGAAATGGTTTAATTTGGAGACAGAGGCAAagaaacacaccacacataaacaaacattGACCAAAATAAAGAACAGAGTCTTTCGGCTACACACTCCGCTAtgggaaaaaacagaaacct
Above is a window of Salarias fasciatus chromosome 7, fSalaFa1.1, whole genome shotgun sequence DNA encoding:
- the dhtkd1 gene encoding 2-oxoadipate dehydrogenase complex component E1; translated protein: MSAVLFVRGSLGRLPPAVARQVLGCSYHTERGVYGYRPRSADRDQTEQSERIRALNQDHGLARLVEAYRAHGHKAAKINPLLPQTPVVDSVPEITSLDGSITGQLNTAGLRHFGKAQASVEEVQAYLEEVYCGSLSVETAQLSSLEEQHWFADRFEELKKKNFSPDEKKKLAKIMLESQEFDHFLATKFATVKRYGGEGAESMMGFFNELFHQLAHSGVTDVVIGMPHRGRLNLLTGLLKFPPELMFRKMRGLSEFPDTSPSIGDVLSHLTSSVELDFGAKRPLHVTMLPNPSHLEAINPVAQGKARARQQLRKEGDYSSEDGAQPGDQVVCLQIHGDGSFTGQGIVPETLTLSNLPHFRVGGSIHLIVNNQVGYTTPSERGRSSLYCSDVGKMVNCAVIHVNGDDAEEVLRATRLAVDYQRRFRKDVILDLICYRQWGHNELDEPFFTNPAMYRIIRSRKSVPDSYSEQLIAEGLMTEGERDEIKSGYYAMLNDKLSNMTLYSPPPTNLQGRWGDLVEPQPRVTRWDTGVPVPLLQFVGAKSVDIPEQIQLHSHLGKTHVQARLSKLEDGTKLDWSTAEALAFGSLLSQGFSIRISGQDVGRGTFSQRHAMVVCQDTSEMHIPLNHISPEQTGFLEVCNSPLSEEAVLGFEYGMSIAQPKLLPVWEAQFGDFFNGAQIIFDTFLSGGEAKWLLQCGLVILLPHGYDGAGPEHSSCRMERFLQMCDSKEEGVDGDTVNMAVVNPTTPAQYFHLLRRQMIRNFRKPLIVVGPKTLLRFSGAVSSLAELAPGTSFRPVLGDESVSGESVQKVVLCSGKHYYALLKQREAAAATQSAALIRVEELCPFPLEALQQELGKYPNAQEFIWSQEEPQNMGPWSFVAPRFEKQLACKLRLVSRPALPAPAVGIGTLHHQQQEAILNATFS